In Chaetodon auriga isolate fChaAug3 chromosome 7, fChaAug3.hap1, whole genome shotgun sequence, a genomic segment contains:
- the fxyd6 gene encoding FXYD domain-containing ion transport regulator 6 — protein METILLFLSSLLVCVAAVADPSAQDGKEEVENQFVYDYESLRIGGLAFAVVLFTLGILLILSRRCRCSINQKTRAPGDEEKQEENLIVPMATVVAETAAEN, from the exons ATGGAAACTAttttgctcttcctctcttcactcCTGGTGTGTGTGGCTG CTGTTGCAGACCCCAGTGCACAGG ATGGCAAAGAGGAAGTTGAAAACCAGTTTGTTTACG ACTATGAGAGCCTGAGGATTGGGGGGTTGGCGTTTGCCGTGGTGCTGTTCACACTGGGCATTCTTCTCATCCTTA GTCGACGGTGCCGCTGCAGTATCAACCAGAAGACCAG GGCCCCGggagatgaggagaaacaggaggagaaccTGATTGTTCCCATGG CCACGGTGGTTGCAGAGACTGCAGCGGAGAACTGA